In Bacillus sp. KH172YL63, one genomic interval encodes:
- a CDS encoding response regulator transcription factor has translation MNRILLIDDEIRMMNLLELYLTPHGYTCAKKNNGYDAIQYMKKHPIDLVILDIMMPELNGFQTCERIREFSHVPIIMLTARGDKDDIVKGLNAGADDYISKPFDEEELVARVNALFRRKNRYDQAADSHLLTRGAFTLDGHTYSLQFEDQVLSLTMKEYKLLQSLMKHTDRVYTREQLLLMVWDINSKTDIRTVDSHIRNLRDKLKKAGFPIENHLKTIWGIGYQWKIS, from the coding sequence GTGAATAGGATTTTATTGATAGATGATGAAATACGGATGATGAACCTGCTGGAGCTTTACCTGACTCCACACGGTTACACATGCGCTAAAAAGAATAACGGCTATGATGCGATTCAGTATATGAAGAAGCATCCCATCGATCTCGTTATTTTAGATATTATGATGCCTGAATTGAACGGCTTTCAAACATGCGAAAGAATCAGGGAATTCTCCCACGTCCCGATCATCATGTTGACGGCAAGGGGAGACAAAGACGACATCGTAAAGGGGTTGAACGCCGGGGCGGATGACTATATCTCCAAGCCCTTTGACGAAGAAGAACTTGTCGCAAGGGTGAATGCCCTTTTCAGGAGAAAAAACCGTTATGATCAGGCGGCGGATTCCCATCTTCTCACCAGGGGAGCCTTCACATTGGACGGCCATACGTATTCATTACAATTTGAGGATCAGGTTCTTTCCTTAACCATGAAGGAATACAAGCTCCTTCAGTCCTTGATGAAACATACTGACCGCGTCTACACAAGGGAACAGCTCCTCCTGATGGTGTGGGACATCAATTCCAAAACCGATATCCGGACCGTCGACTCCCACATTCGGAACCTGAGGGATAAATTGAAAAAAGCCGGATTCCCGATTGAGAATCATCTCAAGACCATCTGGGGAATCGGCTATCAGTGGAAAATATCATGA
- a CDS encoding four-helix bundle copper-binding protein codes for MSHEKYQSVIKALHECMEACNHCYDACLQEENVKMMTECIRLDRECADMCAYLEQSLVRGTPFAADLAQLCAKICETCGEECKKHDHDHCQKCADACFNCAEECKKIA; via the coding sequence ATGTCACACGAAAAATATCAATCTGTAATCAAAGCGCTGCATGAATGTATGGAAGCGTGCAATCATTGTTATGATGCTTGCCTACAGGAAGAGAACGTGAAGATGATGACAGAGTGTATCCGTTTGGACAGGGAATGTGCTGATATGTGTGCATACTTAGAACAATCCTTAGTAAGAGGGACACCATTTGCGGCGGATCTCGCCCAGTTGTGTGCGAAGATTTGTGAAACGTGCGGGGAAGAATGTAAGAAGCATGATCATGATCATTGTCAAAAATGTGCCGATGCATGCTTCAATTGTGCAGAAGAGTGCAAGAAAATCGCGTAA
- a CDS encoding CopY/TcrY family copper transport repressor: protein MPNEEKPEITDSEWEVMRVVWTLQEVTSKEISAVLQAKKDWKPATTKTFIGRLVKKGMLTTEKIGNRFIYRAGVSEEESLKTLKSGLFTHICSRAVGRTIADLIDEAVLSHEDIALLEQTLETKKKHAVDYIPCNCVPGQCTCKKEHGKNCEH, encoded by the coding sequence TTGCCCAATGAAGAAAAACCGGAAATTACCGATTCTGAGTGGGAAGTCATGAGAGTCGTCTGGACCCTTCAAGAGGTGACCAGTAAAGAAATTAGCGCTGTGCTTCAGGCAAAGAAAGACTGGAAGCCGGCGACGACAAAGACCTTCATCGGCCGTCTGGTCAAAAAAGGGATGCTGACGACCGAAAAGATCGGTAACCGGTTCATCTACAGGGCGGGAGTCAGTGAAGAAGAAAGCTTGAAGACGTTAAAATCCGGACTCTTCACTCACATATGCAGCCGGGCAGTCGGCAGGACAATCGCCGATTTGATCGATGAAGCTGTGCTGAGTCATGAAGACATCGCCCTCCTGGAACAAACGCTAGAAACGAAGAAGAAGCATGCTGTCGACTATATCCCGTGCAATTGCGTACCGGGACAGTGCACATGCAAAAAAGAGCACGGAAAGAACTGCGAACATTAA
- a CDS encoding YdhK family protein, producing the protein MIKHKAITLLFISGILLSACSNGNGHEGDMSGDMEGMEHGEMNHEDTGALPKGLKEAPNPQYRVGSKAILKASHMEGMESAEATIAGAYDTVVYTVSYTPTTGGEKVENHKWVIHEELQDVGDQPVKPGDEVVLNTEHMKGMKGARATIDSAEKMTVYMVDYTPVTGGEKVNQHKWVTGTELSPVE; encoded by the coding sequence ATGATCAAACATAAAGCAATTACACTCCTTTTCATCTCGGGAATCCTGCTCAGTGCCTGCTCCAACGGCAATGGCCATGAGGGCGACATGAGCGGTGATATGGAAGGGATGGAGCACGGTGAAATGAATCATGAAGATACAGGCGCATTGCCGAAAGGATTGAAGGAAGCACCGAACCCCCAGTACCGAGTGGGGAGCAAAGCCATCCTGAAAGCGAGCCATATGGAAGGGATGGAATCTGCGGAAGCGACGATTGCAGGTGCCTATGATACCGTCGTCTACACTGTCTCATACACGCCGACGACAGGCGGAGAAAAGGTGGAAAACCACAAGTGGGTCATCCATGAAGAGCTTCAGGATGTTGGAGATCAACCGGTTAAGCCCGGAGATGAAGTCGTCTTGAACACTGAGCATATGAAAGGGATGAAAGGGGCCAGGGCGACGATCGACTCAGCAGAAAAAATGACCGTCTATATGGTTGACTACACGCCGGTCACCGGAGGAGAGAAGGTCAACCAGCACAAATGGGTTACGGGTACTGAGTTATCGCCGGTGGAATAG
- a CDS encoding sensor histidine kinase — protein MNKISTKLAAYFTVAVLIMEGLLMLYLHDNIIDSRIEEEFQSILSRGNSHRDVLEDRYSNTTLHHIALMESKTETEVVITDQHHDIITSSRDVTAGMSALINDMPSSLSREGTVIEANWKDVNYLATVTAFKNGEHDGYVYMFKSAAPLRTLISKLNGHFLLAGIMSLIILACIHFLLSKMLTRPLLKMKRATEELSKGNFEVKLPQLGKDELGELSSSIQKLANDLETIQHERSEFLANISHELRTPLTYVKGYTNVALRDDLPESERKEYLQIIKEESTTIVQLIENLFELAKIDENNFSIKKEEIQSSYVEKIISKMTPAFKEKGMSLVLKVEDDIPFKADPIRLEQMIMNLLDNALKYSKTGSTTEVILKQHESRKMSLIVNDQGMGIPPEELPHVFNRLYRVEKSRSRDHGGSGLGLSIVKELAEAHGGHITIESEPGLGTSIVIIL, from the coding sequence ATGAATAAAATATCTACTAAATTAGCAGCTTACTTTACCGTTGCGGTCTTAATCATGGAAGGACTGTTGATGCTGTATCTGCATGACAATATCATCGATTCAAGGATCGAAGAGGAGTTCCAGTCGATTTTATCCCGGGGGAACAGTCACCGTGATGTTCTCGAAGATCGCTATTCCAATACGACCCTTCACCATATCGCCCTCATGGAATCGAAAACGGAAACTGAAGTTGTGATAACGGATCAACATCATGACATCATTACAAGCTCCAGGGACGTCACGGCCGGCATGAGCGCTTTGATCAACGACATGCCCTCATCTCTCTCCCGGGAAGGAACGGTCATCGAAGCGAACTGGAAGGATGTAAATTATCTTGCCACCGTCACCGCTTTCAAGAATGGGGAGCATGATGGCTACGTGTATATGTTTAAAAGCGCGGCACCACTCAGAACGTTAATCAGCAAACTGAACGGCCATTTCCTGCTTGCCGGTATCATGAGTCTCATCATATTGGCTTGTATCCATTTCCTCCTTTCCAAGATGCTGACCCGTCCCCTGCTTAAAATGAAAAGAGCCACCGAAGAGCTGAGCAAGGGGAATTTCGAGGTCAAGCTTCCGCAACTTGGTAAGGATGAACTTGGAGAGCTCTCATCCTCAATCCAGAAGCTGGCAAATGACCTTGAGACGATCCAGCATGAGCGCTCTGAATTCCTGGCTAATATTTCACATGAGCTGAGGACCCCGCTCACCTATGTAAAAGGATATACAAATGTCGCACTCCGGGATGATCTCCCCGAGTCGGAAAGAAAAGAATACCTACAGATCATCAAGGAAGAATCAACGACCATCGTACAACTAATCGAAAACCTGTTTGAACTTGCTAAGATCGATGAAAACAATTTCTCCATCAAAAAGGAAGAAATCCAATCTTCTTATGTTGAAAAAATCATCAGTAAAATGACGCCTGCCTTTAAAGAGAAAGGAATGAGCCTTGTCCTGAAGGTTGAGGATGACATTCCTTTCAAAGCAGATCCAATCCGCCTCGAGCAGATGATCATGAATCTGCTGGATAACGCATTGAAATATTCTAAAACCGGCTCAACGACTGAAGTGATCCTCAAGCAGCATGAGTCTCGGAAAATGAGCCTTATTGTAAACGACCAGGGCATGGGGATACCTCCTGAAGAGCTCCCTCATGTGTTCAACCGGTTGTACCGGGTAGAGAAATCACGTTCAAGGGACCATGGCGGATCGGGTCTTGGCTTATCCATCGTGAAGGAGCTGGCAGAAGCACATGGAGGTCACATCACCATTGAAAGTGAACCCGGTTTAGGGACATCGATTGTCATCATACTTTAA
- the qoxA gene encoding cytochrome aa3 quinol oxidase subunit II, producing MFNKFKPYLIVLISLVSLFFIIIFSTDSELIILDPKGPVGVVQKDLIMLSIYYMLAIMVVVLGFFTMILLKYRSSKKDSDYKPDMHGSTFLEIIWTLIPVLIVIALSIPNTKALYELKEAPEATSHKDPIVIHATAVDWKWIFSYPEEGIETVNYVNVPEDHPILFKVTAADSMASLWVPQLGGQIYGMPGMVNDLYLQADEPGTYDGRNSNFTGEGMTHQTFDFVALTEDKYESWVTDSQTNQPKLTEHVYEKLMLPETVDRMTFSSTHLDFVDHGTNSEYAMAIRQKYGLDTTVGGADKDAKSSHGHMDMEGHGEMKESDHDEMKKDEDKKHEH from the coding sequence TTGTTTAATAAATTCAAACCTTATTTAATTGTTTTAATAAGTCTGGTTTCTTTATTTTTCATTATTATATTCAGCACGGATAGCGAGTTAATTATCCTGGATCCAAAAGGACCTGTAGGCGTTGTTCAAAAGGATCTGATCATGCTGTCGATTTACTATATGCTTGCGATTATGGTTGTCGTATTAGGTTTCTTTACAATGATTCTATTAAAGTACCGAAGCAGTAAGAAAGATAGTGACTATAAGCCGGATATGCACGGGAGTACATTCCTTGAGATCATCTGGACGCTGATTCCTGTCCTGATCGTCATTGCATTATCAATCCCAAATACAAAGGCACTATATGAATTAAAAGAAGCGCCTGAAGCGACTTCCCATAAGGATCCGATCGTGATCCATGCCACTGCCGTCGATTGGAAATGGATCTTCAGCTACCCTGAAGAAGGAATCGAAACGGTAAATTATGTGAATGTTCCTGAGGATCATCCGATTCTCTTTAAAGTGACGGCTGCTGATTCAATGGCTTCATTATGGGTGCCGCAGCTTGGCGGCCAGATCTATGGTATGCCTGGCATGGTCAATGACCTGTATCTTCAGGCAGATGAACCTGGAACGTATGATGGACGGAACTCCAACTTCACTGGTGAAGGGATGACCCATCAAACGTTCGATTTCGTTGCGCTGACAGAAGATAAGTACGAAAGCTGGGTGACAGATTCACAAACGAACCAGCCGAAGTTAACAGAGCACGTATATGAAAAACTGATGCTCCCCGAGACGGTCGATCGTATGACGTTCTCATCCACCCATCTTGATTTCGTCGACCATGGTACGAATTCAGAATATGCCATGGCGATCCGCCAGAAATATGGTCTTGATACCACGGTAGGCGGTGCAGATAAAGACGCGAAGTCTTCTCATGGGCATATGGATATGGAAGGCCACGGTGAGATGAAAGAATCTGACCATGACGAAATGAAAAAAGATGAAGATAAAAAACATGAGCACTAA
- a CDS encoding F510_1955 family glycosylhydrolase — MKKISALFLITSLSLAGCSSSKEEYSFIKTDNTTIDHIHGIGYPDHKGELVIATHDGLMKYKDAVWYETTGEKHDYMGFQASEDGFYSSGHPEKGSDLKNPLGVVKSTDEGETLEKLAFYGELDFHYLGAGYSSRVLYALNEEPHPELEAGLHRTMDEGENWEQLEMKGFDSTSIGNIAIHPTNQDVLAISSKDGLFISRDGGDSFQNAGDAKVTTSVYLTEESGLLARIEEGSIQLYELDQDSLDISPFPTPELSQDNPIMYISGSPVSSEEWSIVTYENDIFTTTDNGRNWERLADKGKLPQSN, encoded by the coding sequence ATGAAAAAGATCAGTGCACTATTTCTTATCACTTCTTTGAGCCTCGCCGGGTGTTCTTCCTCCAAGGAAGAATACTCTTTCATCAAAACTGACAACACGACCATCGATCACATCCATGGAATCGGGTACCCGGACCATAAAGGAGAGCTGGTCATTGCCACTCATGACGGCCTAATGAAATACAAAGACGCTGTATGGTATGAAACCACCGGGGAAAAACACGATTATATGGGGTTTCAAGCTTCTGAAGACGGCTTTTATTCCAGTGGACATCCTGAAAAAGGCTCTGATTTAAAAAATCCTTTAGGTGTCGTGAAAAGTACAGATGAGGGCGAGACCCTTGAAAAGCTGGCCTTTTACGGAGAGTTGGATTTTCATTATCTCGGGGCAGGCTACTCATCCAGGGTGCTGTATGCATTAAATGAAGAGCCACATCCGGAGTTGGAAGCAGGACTGCATCGGACGATGGACGAAGGGGAGAATTGGGAGCAGCTTGAGATGAAAGGATTTGATTCCACTTCGATCGGGAATATCGCTATCCACCCTACAAACCAAGACGTGCTTGCCATCTCCAGTAAAGACGGCTTATTCATATCCAGAGACGGCGGGGATTCCTTTCAAAATGCGGGTGATGCCAAGGTGACGACGAGTGTCTACTTAACCGAGGAGAGTGGACTATTGGCACGCATCGAGGAAGGAAGTATCCAGTTATATGAGCTGGACCAAGATTCATTGGATATATCCCCCTTCCCTACGCCTGAATTATCTCAAGATAATCCGATCATGTATATTTCAGGGAGCCCTGTGTCTTCAGAAGAATGGTCGATCGTGACATATGAGAATGACATCTTCACCACCACCGACAACGGAAGGAATTGGGAGAGGCTTGCGGATAAAGGAAAGCTTCCTCAATCAAATTAA
- a CDS encoding heavy metal translocating P-type ATPase: MTVKTLSIEGMTCASCSQAVEKAVKKQSGVQQANVNLATEKLSVTFDEKELSIEDIKKAVDDAGYKAVTEMVKKTFAVTGMTCASCVQSVEKATRNLDGVKESTVNMATEKMVIEYDPTVVTITDISGAVSDAGYEAHEEAEEAVDEDRDKKELHIKSMWKRFWVSAVFTLPLLIVSMGHMFGMPLPEAIDPMVNPTGFALIQLVLTLPVMVMGKPFFTVGFKTLTKLHPNMDSLVALGTGAAFFYSLFATIMIISGSEGYAQNLYYESAAVILTLITLGKYFEALSKGKTSEAIKKLMGLAPKTATVVRGGEEAEIAVDQGEVGDIIIVKPGEKIPVDGLVTEGKTSVDEAMLTGESIPVEKISGSQVIGGSINKNGTIRYEATKVGKDTALSQIIKLVEEAQGSKAPIAKMADIISGYFVPIVIVLAILSGLAWYMGGESGLFAFTISISILVIACPCALGLATPTAIMVGTGKGAENGVLIKSGGALETTHKIDTVVLDKTGTITEGKPVVTDIVTSEGITEEELLILAASAEKGSEHPLGEAIVREAEEKGLTLRKTDFFDAITGQGIEVTVEGDDLLLGNRKLMDENDVDVGEFAEVSDRLAAEGKTPMYIAVEEEIAGIIAVADTVKETSYKAIEKLHSMGLEVAMITGDNKRTAEAIAKEVGIDRVLSEVMPEDKANEVKKLQGEGRKVAMVGDGINDAPALAQADIGIAIGSGTDVAMESADIVLMRSDLRDVPAAVELSKATIRNIKQNLFWAFGYNILGIPVAMGILYLFGGPLLNPMIAGAAMSFSSVSVLLNALRLKGFKSSM; the protein is encoded by the coding sequence ATGACAGTCAAAACATTAAGCATCGAAGGGATGACCTGTGCCTCATGTTCCCAGGCCGTAGAAAAAGCGGTGAAAAAGCAATCGGGTGTTCAACAGGCAAACGTGAACCTCGCTACCGAGAAATTATCTGTTACGTTCGATGAGAAAGAACTCTCCATCGAAGACATTAAGAAAGCCGTCGATGATGCAGGGTATAAAGCCGTCACCGAAATGGTGAAAAAGACGTTCGCTGTGACGGGGATGACCTGTGCATCCTGTGTACAATCGGTTGAAAAGGCAACGAGGAATCTCGACGGGGTAAAGGAATCGACGGTCAATATGGCGACGGAGAAAATGGTCATTGAGTATGATCCGACTGTCGTGACGATTACTGATATTTCCGGGGCGGTCTCAGATGCAGGCTACGAAGCCCATGAGGAAGCAGAAGAGGCGGTGGACGAAGACCGGGACAAAAAAGAGCTGCATATCAAATCTATGTGGAAACGTTTCTGGGTTTCAGCGGTCTTTACCCTGCCCTTGCTCATTGTTTCCATGGGGCATATGTTCGGCATGCCGCTGCCGGAAGCCATTGACCCGATGGTGAACCCGACTGGATTTGCATTGATTCAGCTCGTTCTTACACTCCCAGTGATGGTGATGGGGAAACCATTTTTCACAGTGGGATTCAAGACGCTTACCAAACTTCATCCCAATATGGACTCTCTGGTTGCACTTGGAACCGGGGCTGCGTTCTTCTACAGTTTATTTGCGACGATCATGATCATCTCGGGCAGTGAAGGGTATGCACAGAATCTCTATTATGAATCGGCTGCCGTCATCCTTACCCTCATTACATTAGGCAAGTATTTTGAAGCTTTATCAAAGGGCAAGACATCTGAAGCCATCAAGAAGCTGATGGGCCTCGCACCGAAGACGGCTACTGTCGTAAGAGGCGGGGAAGAAGCAGAAATTGCAGTTGATCAGGGGGAAGTCGGTGACATCATCATCGTCAAGCCAGGGGAGAAAATACCGGTGGACGGTTTGGTGACGGAAGGCAAGACTTCCGTCGATGAAGCCATGCTCACAGGTGAAAGCATCCCTGTAGAGAAAATAAGCGGATCCCAGGTGATCGGGGGAAGTATCAATAAAAACGGCACAATCCGTTATGAGGCGACAAAGGTCGGAAAGGATACGGCATTATCGCAGATCATCAAGCTGGTGGAAGAGGCGCAGGGATCAAAAGCACCGATTGCGAAAATGGCGGATATCATTTCAGGGTATTTCGTGCCCATCGTCATCGTCCTTGCCATCCTGTCAGGGCTCGCCTGGTACATGGGGGGAGAATCCGGTCTCTTTGCCTTTACCATTTCGATTTCGATTCTCGTCATCGCCTGTCCGTGTGCCCTCGGCCTTGCAACTCCGACAGCGATCATGGTCGGTACAGGCAAGGGAGCGGAAAATGGCGTCCTGATCAAAAGCGGAGGTGCCCTCGAAACAACACATAAAATCGACACCGTCGTGTTGGATAAAACGGGTACCATCACAGAAGGAAAACCTGTCGTGACAGATATTGTAACGTCTGAAGGCATAACGGAAGAGGAACTTCTGATCCTTGCGGCATCTGCCGAAAAAGGCTCTGAACATCCCCTCGGCGAAGCGATTGTCAGGGAGGCGGAAGAGAAGGGACTCACCCTGCGGAAAACCGACTTCTTTGATGCCATTACCGGCCAAGGAATCGAAGTGACCGTCGAAGGCGACGATCTGCTCCTTGGAAACCGGAAGCTCATGGATGAAAATGATGTTGATGTCGGGGAGTTCGCAGAAGTGTCGGACCGGTTGGCAGCGGAAGGGAAGACGCCGATGTATATCGCGGTTGAAGAGGAAATCGCCGGCATCATCGCCGTTGCCGATACAGTGAAAGAAACAAGTTACAAAGCGATTGAAAAGCTTCACAGCATGGGGCTTGAAGTCGCGATGATCACTGGGGACAACAAGCGCACCGCTGAAGCGATTGCGAAGGAAGTCGGCATAGACCGGGTGCTCAGTGAAGTCATGCCTGAAGATAAGGCGAATGAAGTCAAGAAGCTTCAAGGAGAGGGACGCAAAGTGGCGATGGTCGGAGACGGAATCAATGATGCCCCTGCCCTTGCACAGGCAGATATCGGGATTGCCATCGGCTCTGGAACGGATGTTGCCATGGAGTCGGCAGACATCGTCCTGATGAGGAGTGACCTCAGAGATGTACCTGCTGCAGTTGAACTGAGTAAAGCGACGATCCGGAATATTAAGCAGAACCTGTTCTGGGCATTTGGCTATAATATCCTCGGTATACCGGTTGCCATGGGCATCCTCTATCTGTTCGGAGGTCCATTGCTGAATCCGATGATTGCAGGGGCGGCGATGAGCTTCAGCTCTGTATCTGTATTGCTGAACGCCCTGCGTTTGAAAGGATTTAAGTCAAGTATGTAG
- a CDS encoding heavy-metal-associated domain-containing protein, producing MEKTLLKVSGMTCGNCVKKVETILNGMDGVEKAKVDLENGAAKVKYDGAKQSPDSLSEAVSEAGYETKPAQ from the coding sequence ATGGAAAAAACATTATTGAAAGTATCAGGCATGACATGCGGAAATTGTGTAAAGAAAGTAGAGACGATCTTAAACGGCATGGACGGGGTCGAAAAGGCTAAAGTAGATCTTGAAAACGGGGCTGCCAAGGTAAAGTATGACGGAGCAAAGCAGTCACCGGACAGTTTAAGTGAAGCCGTCAGTGAAGCGGGATACGAAACGAAACCAGCACAATAA
- the qoxB gene encoding cytochrome aa3 quinol oxidase subunit I, producing MFDFIKDNLILNDPLILGANISIVFTVIAIVSVLTYFKKWKWLWNDWITSVDHKKIGIMYILAALVMLFRGGVDALLMRAQLTVPDNSFLTSEHYNEIFTTHGTIMILFMAMPFLLGLMNVVVPLQIGARDVAFPYLNNLSFWAFMFGAILFNISFVFGGSPNAGWTNYAPLAIEGSPGPGINYYLLGLQISGIGTLLTGINFVVTIIKMRAPGMTLLRMPMFTWTTLITAFIIVFAFPILTVTLALMTFDRLFGSHFFTLTDGGNPMLWSNLFWLWGHPEVYIVILPAFGIFSEIIATFARKTLFGYKSMIISLVAISGLSFVVWVHHFFTMGGSAAVNSVFSISTMAIAIPTGIKIFNWLGTLYKGKIEFTVPMMWSVAFIPTFLIGGVTGVMLGMAAADFQYHNNYFLVAHFHYTLIAGVVFACFAGLAYWYPKMFGHKMDERIGRWAFWLFSIGFNLCFLPQFVLGFAGMPRRVYTYGPEDGWTALNVISSVGAFGMGVGFMVLVYGIYYSYRFAKRETTGDAWDGRTLEWATSSAIPPHYNFAHVAEVKSHDAFYEMKQTGRKMVPDNFEYQPIHMPSNAGTPFIMSALFFVGGFGLVFELWWMAILALVGIFGCMAHRSMTSHKQDEGYYVSVEEIEKNENPFKREA from the coding sequence ATGTTTGATTTTATTAAGGATAATCTTATCCTCAACGATCCGTTGATTTTAGGAGCCAACATTTCGATCGTTTTCACCGTGATCGCAATCGTCTCAGTCCTCACTTATTTCAAAAAATGGAAATGGTTGTGGAATGACTGGATCACAAGCGTTGACCATAAAAAGATCGGGATTATGTATATCCTTGCAGCACTTGTCATGCTCTTCCGCGGAGGAGTTGATGCACTCTTGATGAGGGCCCAATTGACTGTGCCGGATAATTCATTTTTAACTTCTGAGCATTACAATGAAATCTTTACGACCCACGGTACGATCATGATTTTATTCATGGCGATGCCGTTCTTACTTGGATTGATGAACGTTGTCGTACCTTTGCAAATCGGTGCCAGGGACGTTGCATTTCCTTACTTGAATAACCTGAGCTTCTGGGCATTCATGTTCGGGGCAATCCTTTTCAATATTTCCTTCGTATTCGGTGGATCACCGAATGCAGGTTGGACGAACTATGCACCTCTTGCGATTGAGGGAAGTCCTGGACCGGGTATCAACTATTACCTGCTGGGCTTACAGATATCAGGTATCGGTACACTCTTGACCGGGATCAACTTCGTCGTCACCATCATCAAGATGCGCGCGCCGGGCATGACGCTTCTTCGCATGCCGATGTTCACATGGACGACATTGATCACGGCTTTCATCATCGTGTTTGCATTCCCGATTCTAACGGTGACGCTGGCACTGATGACTTTCGACCGCTTATTTGGTTCCCACTTCTTCACATTGACAGACGGTGGTAATCCGATGCTTTGGTCAAACCTGTTCTGGTTATGGGGACACCCGGAAGTATATATCGTCATTCTTCCTGCTTTCGGTATCTTCTCAGAAATCATTGCAACATTTGCTAGAAAAACACTATTTGGATATAAATCTATGATTATCTCACTGGTGGCAATCTCAGGTCTCAGCTTCGTCGTTTGGGTCCATCACTTCTTCACGATGGGTGGAAGCGCGGCAGTCAACAGCGTATTCTCCATTTCGACGATGGCGATCGCGATACCGACCGGGATTAAGATATTCAACTGGCTGGGTACCCTTTATAAAGGGAAGATTGAGTTCACAGTGCCGATGATGTGGTCTGTCGCGTTCATCCCGACATTCCTGATCGGCGGGGTTACAGGGGTTATGCTTGGAATGGCGGCAGCCGATTTCCAATATCACAATAACTACTTCCTGGTTGCTCACTTCCACTATACACTGATTGCCGGTGTCGTATTTGCCTGCTTCGCGGGACTTGCGTACTGGTATCCGAAAATGTTCGGACACAAGATGGATGAACGGATCGGAAGATGGGCTTTCTGGCTCTTTTCGATCGGATTCAACCTATGTTTCTTACCTCAATTCGTATTAGGATTTGCAGGAATGCCAAGACGTGTGTACACGTATGGACCTGAAGACGGCTGGACGGCATTGAATGTGATTTCTTCCGTCGGGGCGTTCGGAATGGGTGTAGGATTCATGGTTCTTGTTTATGGAATCTACTACAGCTACCGTTTTGCAAAAAGAGAAACAACAGGTGATGCATGGGATGGACGTACGCTTGAATGGGCGACAAGTTCAGCGATCCCTCCTCACTACAACTTTGCACATGTGGCTGAAGTGAAAAGCCATGATGCATTCTATGAAATGAAACAAACAGGAAGAAAGATGGTTCCTGATAACTTTGAATATCAACCGATTCACATGCCGAGCAACGCAGGGACACCGTTCATCATGTCTGCGCTCTTCTTCGTAGGAGGATTCGGACTGGTGTTTGAACTGTGGTGGATGGCGATTCTGGCATTAGTCGGTATCTTCGGATGCATGGCACATCGCTCAATGACGTCCCACAAGCAGGATGAAGGATACTACGTAAGTGTAGAAGAAATAGAAAAGAACGAAAATCCGTTTAAGAGGGAGGCGTGA
- the qoxC gene encoding cytochrome aa3 quinol oxidase subunit III, whose protein sequence is MAHSTNIDPNTPLEYQSDIGRLNIFGFWVFLGAEIALFATIFATFFALKAGTMGGPLPSEVFDMKNTIIMTLLLLISSFTSGLSINALRARNVKSMMIWLIITLLFGLGFLYMEITEFIHLVHEGAAMGTNAYWSSFYLLTGTHGLHVSVGILWIILVMFQVKNRGLNPDTAKKLFVSSLYWHFLDFVWIFVFTSVYLLGMVE, encoded by the coding sequence ATGGCACATAGTACGAATATAGATCCAAACACGCCATTAGAATATCAATCAGATATCGGCCGACTGAATATTTTCGGATTCTGGGTTTTCCTTGGAGCGGAAATCGCATTGTTTGCCACGATCTTCGCAACGTTCTTCGCTTTGAAGGCAGGCACGATGGGCGGTCCGCTTCCAAGTGAAGTATTCGATATGAAGAATACGATCATTATGACGCTCCTGTTATTGATCAGTAGTTTCACATCCGGTTTATCGATCAATGCATTAAGGGCAAGAAACGTCAAATCAATGATGATTTGGCTGATCATCACATTATTATTCGGATTAGGATTCCTTTACATGGAAATCACGGAATTCATCCATCTCGTCCATGAAGGGGCAGCGATGGGGACCAACGCATACTGGTCTTCCTTCTATCTGCTGACAGGGACGCACGGTCTCCACGTATCGGTGGGGATTCTATGGATCATTCTCGTCATGTTCCAGGTGAAAAATCGGGGCTTGAATCCTGATACCGCTAAAAAACTATTTGTATCAAGCTTGTACTGGCACTTCCTGGACTTCGTCTGGATCTTCGTGTTCACAAGCGTGTACTTATTAGGGATGGTGGAATAA